In one Aromatoleum aromaticum EbN1 genomic region, the following are encoded:
- a CDS encoding DsbE family thiol:disulfide interchange protein yields MKAKFLVPLALFLVLAGFLGYGLQLNPREVPSPLVDKPAPQFRLATLAAPDAALGAADMRGEVWLLNVWASWCVSCREEHPVLMELARDKVVPLVGLNYKDTRPEAIAWLEAHGDPYTASVVDADGRVGIDYGVYGVPETFLIDRQGVIRYKHIGPVTREAVRDVLLPKIAELSRAS; encoded by the coding sequence ATGAAAGCGAAATTTCTCGTCCCCCTCGCATTATTCCTCGTGCTGGCGGGCTTTCTCGGCTACGGGCTGCAGCTCAATCCGCGCGAAGTGCCGTCGCCGCTCGTCGACAAACCGGCGCCGCAGTTCCGCCTCGCGACACTGGCTGCCCCCGACGCCGCACTCGGCGCCGCCGACATGCGTGGCGAAGTGTGGCTGCTGAACGTCTGGGCGTCGTGGTGCGTATCGTGCCGCGAGGAGCATCCGGTGCTGATGGAACTCGCGCGCGACAAGGTCGTGCCGCTCGTCGGCCTCAATTACAAGGACACGCGCCCCGAAGCGATCGCCTGGCTCGAAGCGCACGGCGACCCCTACACCGCGTCGGTCGTCGACGCGGATGGCCGCGTCGGCATCGATTACGGCGTGTATGGCGTGCCCGAGACTTTCCTCATCGACCGGCAGGGCGTGATCCGCTACAAGCACATCGGACCGGTGACCCGGGAGGCGGTGCGCGACGTGCTGCTGCCGAAGATCGCGGAGCTGTCGCGTGCGAGCTAG
- a CDS encoding cytochrome c-type biogenesis protein, producing MRARSFRHLLPSAVSALLFTLILAVAAPPAFAADEAAPLVTDPQLEERVMDLSHKLRCLVCQNQSIAESNAPLALDLRNQVREQLAAGKSEEAVVDYLVARYGDFVLYLPPFKGITLLLWLGPALLLVAGAGWLGWRLRRRAEEVRSAPHLTRDERARARALLDGTSPSSEEPRS from the coding sequence GTGCGAGCTAGGTCCTTCCGGCATCTGCTGCCTTCGGCCGTGTCGGCCCTGCTGTTCACGCTGATCCTCGCCGTCGCCGCGCCGCCGGCATTCGCCGCCGACGAAGCCGCGCCGCTCGTGACCGACCCGCAGCTCGAAGAGCGCGTCATGGATCTGTCGCACAAGCTGCGCTGCCTGGTGTGCCAGAACCAGTCGATCGCCGAATCGAACGCGCCGCTGGCGCTCGACCTGCGCAACCAGGTGCGCGAGCAGCTGGCGGCCGGCAAGAGCGAAGAGGCGGTGGTCGATTATCTCGTTGCCCGCTACGGCGATTTCGTGCTGTACCTTCCGCCGTTCAAGGGCATTACGCTGCTGCTGTGGCTGGGGCCGGCGCTGCTGCTCGTCGCCGGTGCGGGCTGGCTCGGATGGCGCCTGCGCCGCCGCGCCGAGGAAGTCCGCAGCGCGCCGCACCTGACGCGTGACGAGCGTGCCCGCGCCCGCGCCCTGCTCGACGGCACGTCCCCTTCCTCCGAGGAGCCTCGTTCGTGA
- the ccmI gene encoding c-type cytochrome biogenesis protein CcmI encodes MIPFLILATVLVAGALLLVVPPLLGGGSRAREQAHRQRQAETVLVVLREQLVELEAERAAGHIAEADYQRSREELEQRALEEGRAAESGADLRPARPWAVAIVVALPALAVLFYLALGEPRGLDPAQIAAQQEHQITPEQMSALVAQLAQRLEREPDDAEGWMMLGRSYSMTNDLDGAAATWRKLGAKIPDQADILADWADLLAGAAGGRFDGDPDRLIRRALELDPAHLKALALAGTAAFQREDFAAASAHWERILANMDPGEGVYAAVVASINEARAKGGMPLLEAAGPGAAPTGGSAGKGAAEGAVQGAEEALKVSGRISISAELAAQVEADDTVFVFARLLEGGMPVAALRLRAGDLPASFSFENAPRMSKAPLPAQLSIGARLSKQGEATAQAGDLEGEPVNVAPDAANVEIVIDRLRN; translated from the coding sequence GTGATTCCCTTCCTGATTCTGGCCACCGTGCTAGTGGCCGGTGCGTTGCTGCTTGTCGTTCCGCCGCTGCTCGGTGGCGGGAGCCGCGCGCGCGAACAGGCGCATCGGCAGCGCCAGGCCGAAACCGTGCTCGTCGTGCTGCGCGAGCAACTGGTTGAGCTGGAGGCCGAGCGTGCGGCCGGCCACATTGCCGAGGCCGATTATCAGCGCTCGCGCGAAGAGCTCGAACAGCGGGCGCTCGAAGAGGGGCGCGCGGCCGAAAGCGGCGCCGATCTGCGGCCGGCACGCCCATGGGCGGTTGCGATCGTCGTCGCGCTGCCGGCGCTCGCGGTGCTGTTCTACCTCGCTCTCGGCGAACCTCGCGGACTCGATCCGGCGCAGATCGCCGCGCAGCAGGAACACCAGATCACGCCCGAGCAGATGTCGGCGCTGGTCGCCCAGCTCGCGCAGCGCCTCGAACGCGAGCCGGACGATGCCGAGGGGTGGATGATGCTCGGCCGCTCCTACTCGATGACGAACGATCTCGACGGGGCCGCGGCGACCTGGCGCAAGCTCGGCGCGAAGATCCCGGACCAGGCGGACATCCTCGCCGACTGGGCCGACCTGCTCGCCGGCGCGGCGGGTGGCAGGTTCGACGGCGACCCGGATCGCCTCATCCGCCGGGCGCTCGAACTCGACCCGGCTCACCTCAAGGCGCTGGCGCTCGCCGGCACGGCGGCGTTCCAGCGCGAGGACTTCGCCGCCGCATCCGCTCACTGGGAACGCATCCTCGCGAACATGGACCCCGGCGAAGGCGTTTACGCGGCGGTCGTCGCAAGCATCAACGAGGCACGCGCGAAGGGTGGCATGCCGTTGCTGGAAGCGGCAGGCCCGGGTGCGGCGCCGACCGGCGGCAGTGCCGGGAAGGGGGCCGCGGAGGGGGCGGTGCAGGGGGCTGAAGAGGCGCTCAAGGTCAGCGGCCGGATCAGCATCTCCGCCGAGCTTGCCGCGCAGGTCGAAGCGGACGACACCGTGTTCGTCTTCGCCCGTCTGCTGGAAGGCGGGATGCCGGTGGCGGCCCTGCGCCTGCGCGCGGGCGACCTGCCCGCGTCATTCAGCTTCGAAAATGCACCGCGCATGTCGAAGGCACCCCTCCCGGCACAATTGAGCATCGGGGCGAGATTGTCGAAGCAGGGGGAGGCGACCGCCCAGGCAGGCGATCTCGAAGGGGAGCCGGTCAACGTCGCGCCGGATGCGGCGAACGTCGAGATCGTGATCGACCGGCTCCGCAACTAG
- a CDS encoding DUF2249 domain-containing protein: protein MNELPIIDRSVFPFDARGVAKRFRHAAIFGALESLEEGETMRFVNDHDPLPLLGQIQQRYGSQIKINYVAREPGNIVIDFTVQLNAQEPAPVEPAPRSAGGCGGGGGGCGCAGT from the coding sequence ATGAATGAACTGCCGATCATCGACCGTTCCGTATTCCCGTTCGACGCCCGCGGCGTCGCCAAGCGTTTTCGCCACGCCGCCATCTTCGGCGCCCTCGAGTCCCTCGAAGAAGGGGAAACGATGCGTTTCGTGAACGACCACGACCCGCTGCCGCTGCTCGGTCAGATCCAGCAGCGTTATGGCTCGCAGATCAAGATCAATTACGTCGCCCGCGAACCGGGCAATATCGTCATCGATTTCACCGTCCAGCTGAACGCGCAGGAACCGGCACCGGTCGAACCGGCTCCGCGCAGCGCCGGCGGATGTGGTGGCGGTGGCGGCGGCTGCGGCTGCGCCGGGACCTGA
- the alr gene encoding alanine racemase, protein MRPARALIDLDALRHNYHLARSRHGGRALAVVKANAYGHGAAQCARALAADADGFAVGFLEEALELRAAGIDQPILLLEGVFAPAELDEVVRHDLWIVVHHAEQLRIIDHARPALPLEVWLKMNSGMNRAGFLSHELRPAWQRLKDSGKVGGITLMTHFARADEPQVLATTEQLTAFDTATRELPGPRSLANSGAILGWPAAHRDWARPGILLYGADPMPDEPNGLRPVMTLESAVIAVREIPAGAPLGYGARFHAERATRAGLVALGYADGYPRSVPNGTPVAVDGLRTRLIGRVSMDLLTIDLTDLPDAGLGSRVELWGANIPVNRIAQAAKTISYELLCNVKRVRFEYSG, encoded by the coding sequence ATGAGACCCGCCCGCGCGCTGATCGATCTCGACGCCCTGCGTCATAACTACCATCTCGCCCGCAGCCGGCACGGGGGCCGCGCGCTGGCCGTCGTCAAGGCGAATGCGTACGGCCATGGCGCAGCGCAGTGCGCACGGGCGCTCGCCGCTGACGCCGACGGTTTCGCAGTCGGGTTCCTCGAAGAGGCGCTCGAACTGCGCGCCGCCGGCATCGATCAGCCGATCCTGCTGCTCGAAGGCGTGTTCGCTCCCGCCGAGCTCGATGAAGTGGTCCGCCACGACCTCTGGATCGTCGTCCATCATGCCGAGCAGCTGCGCATCATCGACCACGCACGGCCGGCGCTGCCGCTCGAAGTCTGGCTCAAGATGAACAGCGGCATGAACCGCGCCGGCTTCCTGTCGCACGAGCTGCGCCCGGCCTGGCAGCGCCTCAAGGACAGCGGCAAGGTCGGCGGCATCACGCTGATGACGCACTTCGCGCGCGCCGACGAGCCGCAAGTCCTCGCGACGACCGAGCAGCTGACAGCATTCGACACCGCGACGCGCGAGCTGCCCGGTCCGCGCAGCCTCGCGAACTCCGGCGCGATCCTCGGCTGGCCTGCGGCGCACCGCGACTGGGCACGCCCCGGCATCCTGTTGTACGGCGCCGATCCGATGCCCGACGAGCCGAACGGCCTGCGCCCCGTGATGACGCTCGAGAGCGCGGTGATCGCGGTACGCGAGATACCGGCGGGCGCGCCGCTCGGCTACGGCGCGCGCTTCCACGCGGAGCGCGCGACCCGCGCCGGCCTCGTCGCACTCGGCTACGCCGACGGCTATCCGCGCAGCGTGCCCAACGGCACTCCGGTCGCCGTGGATGGCCTGCGCACGCGCCTGATCGGGCGCGTATCGATGGACCTGCTGACGATCGACCTCACCGATCTCCCCGACGCCGGCCTCGGCAGCCGCGTCGAGCTGTGGGGCGCGAACATCCCGGTGAACCGCATCGCCCAGGCCGCGAAGACGATTTCCTACGAGCTGCTGTGCAACGTCAAGCGGGTACGTTTCGAATATTCCGGCTGA
- a CDS encoding sulfatase-like hydrolase/transferase encodes MRLHPLLKPLAYLAGCLLYAVPGWLTDEFGSVSIDQVLYHLNLGTEGLLSSDPELLVRFLWRGVALPVALALVLWTLDTYVRYLRAHPEAVPMRVIGPVIRTARRGGARAGELLKRTFRRALPHALPLVVFGAGTAFFIDSFSLASYVRTYFGEDYFSGSYVDPRHVTLRKEKPKSLVLIYVESLENTYSDPALFGRDLLERLNAYKSRAITFDDYRQMPGAHFTIAGIVATQCGLPLKSVALFGGNTQGEQIDRFLPRAHCLGDILAGVGYTNVFLNGSSLVFGGVGNFFRDHHYAKVLGREEWVGLGEKPETMSGWGLHDDDLFRRAREELGMLMKAKRPFNLTVLTIDTHHPYGHLSSRCAREGRSDFDGIVECTAGQVADFIEHIAAKGWMDRVAIVVQGDHLAMGNTSYDKLVRNPHRTIFNLLIGGDRKLVKNTDQVTHFDMLPTMLDFVGLRVEGQRAGLGYSALGPVTVPRPADRLVRMEEQLMNYSAAYRELWELPRVPDGDPVRLVAPDHSPASPLADPRQLVRVN; translated from the coding sequence ATGCGTCTGCACCCACTCTTGAAGCCCCTCGCCTACCTTGCAGGCTGCCTCCTCTACGCTGTCCCCGGCTGGCTGACCGACGAGTTCGGGTCGGTCAGCATCGACCAGGTTCTCTATCATCTGAATCTCGGCACCGAAGGCCTGCTCTCGAGCGACCCGGAACTGCTCGTGCGCTTCCTGTGGCGCGGGGTTGCGCTGCCGGTCGCCCTCGCGCTCGTGCTGTGGACCCTCGACACGTACGTCCGTTACCTCCGCGCCCATCCCGAAGCCGTGCCGATGCGAGTGATCGGCCCGGTGATTCGCACGGCGCGCAGAGGCGGCGCGCGCGCCGGCGAGCTGTTGAAGAGGACCTTCCGGCGCGCGCTGCCGCATGCCCTGCCGCTGGTCGTGTTCGGCGCGGGGACGGCGTTCTTCATCGACAGCTTCTCGCTCGCGAGCTACGTTCGCACTTATTTCGGCGAGGATTATTTTTCCGGATCCTATGTCGACCCGCGCCACGTCACGCTGCGCAAGGAGAAGCCGAAAAGCCTGGTTCTGATCTACGTCGAAAGCCTCGAGAACACCTACTCGGATCCGGCGCTGTTCGGGCGCGACCTGCTCGAGCGCCTCAATGCCTACAAGTCGCGGGCGATCACGTTCGACGACTATCGCCAGATGCCCGGCGCCCATTTCACGATCGCGGGAATCGTCGCGACGCAGTGCGGGTTGCCGCTGAAGTCGGTGGCGCTGTTCGGCGGCAACACGCAGGGCGAGCAGATCGACCGCTTTCTGCCGCGGGCGCACTGCCTCGGCGACATCCTCGCCGGAGTGGGTTACACGAATGTGTTCCTGAACGGCTCGAGCCTCGTGTTCGGCGGGGTCGGCAACTTCTTCCGCGATCACCATTACGCGAAAGTGCTGGGCCGCGAAGAGTGGGTCGGCCTCGGCGAAAAACCCGAGACGATGAGCGGCTGGGGGCTGCACGACGACGACCTGTTTCGCCGCGCGCGCGAGGAACTGGGCATGCTGATGAAAGCGAAACGCCCGTTCAACCTGACGGTGCTGACGATCGACACCCATCACCCCTACGGGCATCTGTCGTCGCGCTGCGCGCGCGAAGGGCGGAGCGATTTCGACGGCATCGTCGAATGCACGGCCGGCCAGGTCGCCGACTTCATCGAGCATATCGCCGCGAAAGGTTGGATGGATCGTGTCGCGATCGTCGTGCAGGGTGACCACCTCGCTATGGGCAACACGTCGTACGACAAGCTGGTCCGCAACCCGCACCGCACGATCTTCAACCTGCTGATCGGCGGCGACCGGAAGCTCGTGAAGAATACCGACCAGGTCACGCATTTCGACATGCTGCCGACGATGCTCGACTTCGTCGGGCTGCGCGTCGAAGGGCAGCGCGCCGGGCTTGGCTACTCGGCGCTCGGTCCGGTCACCGTGCCCCGCCCGGCTGACCGCCTCGTGCGCATGGAAGAGCAGCTGATGAACTACAGCGCGGCCTACCGCGAACTGTGGGAACTCCCTCGGGTGCCCGACGGCGATCCGGTGCGGCTTGTCGCACCCGACCATTCGCCGGCATCGCCGCTGGCCGACCCGCGCCAGCTTGTGCGCGTCAACTGA
- a CDS encoding DUF485 domain-containing protein, producing the protein MQNDMVARVIANPKYQRLVKTRTSYGWLLTAIMMVVYYGYIAVIAFDKELFAQRLGDGVMTVGIPVGFGVIVFTIIITGIYVRRANSEFDRLTQEIIEESAK; encoded by the coding sequence ATGCAAAACGACATGGTGGCAAGAGTCATTGCCAATCCGAAGTACCAGCGCCTGGTGAAAACGCGCACGTCATACGGCTGGCTGCTGACGGCGATCATGATGGTCGTCTACTACGGCTACATCGCGGTCATCGCGTTCGACAAGGAGCTGTTCGCGCAGCGGCTCGGCGACGGCGTCATGACGGTCGGCATTCCCGTGGGGTTCGGCGTGATCGTGTTCACGATCATCATCACCGGCATCTACGTGCGCCGCGCGAACTCCGAGTTCGACAGGCTGACCCAGGAAATCATCGAGGAGAGCGCCAAATGA
- a CDS encoding cation acetate symporter — MSGRFTHIGAGLVLALLSAVALAAGGDLGQAEKQPTNWTAIAMFGGFVVFTLFITKWAAAKTKSAADFYTAGGGITGFQNGLAIAGDYMSAASFLGISAAVMANGYDGLIYSIGFLVGWPVITFLMAERLRNLGKFTFADVAAYRFKQTPIRAFAASGTLVVVAFYLIAQMVGAGQLIKLLFGLEYWMAVVIVGALMMVYVLFGGMTATTWVQIIKACLLLAGASFMAFMVLWAYGFSPEALFAASVQVKAQIAEAGGRSPEEAGIIGQAIMGPGSFIKDPISAISFGMALMFGTAGLPHILMRFFTVPDAKEARKSVFWATTWIGYFYVLTFIIGFGAIVLVSTNPSFLDANGVLIGGGNMAAIHLANAVGGNVFLGFISAVAFATILAVVAGLTLSGASAVSHDLYATVFKKGNADSASELRVSRMTTVVLGIIAVVLGIAFEKQNIAFMVSLAFAIAASANFPVLFMSVLWKDCTTRGATIGGFLGLITAVGLTVVSPSVWEATLGNPKGSALFPYTSPALFSMAAGFIGIWLFSILDNSARAKEDRAGYLAQKVRSETGIGAAGASGH; from the coding sequence ATGAGCGGCCGTTTCACGCATATCGGTGCGGGGCTCGTCCTCGCGCTGCTGTCTGCCGTCGCACTCGCCGCAGGTGGCGATCTCGGCCAGGCAGAGAAGCAGCCCACCAACTGGACCGCGATCGCGATGTTCGGCGGTTTCGTCGTCTTCACGCTGTTCATCACCAAGTGGGCGGCGGCGAAGACCAAGTCGGCGGCAGACTTCTACACTGCGGGCGGCGGCATCACCGGCTTCCAGAACGGGCTGGCGATCGCCGGCGACTACATGTCGGCGGCGTCGTTCCTGGGGATCTCCGCGGCGGTCATGGCGAACGGTTATGACGGACTGATCTACTCGATCGGCTTCCTCGTCGGCTGGCCGGTGATCACTTTCCTGATGGCTGAACGCCTGCGCAACCTCGGCAAGTTCACGTTCGCCGACGTCGCCGCGTACCGCTTCAAGCAGACGCCGATCCGCGCGTTCGCCGCGTCGGGCACGCTCGTCGTCGTCGCGTTCTACCTGATCGCGCAGATGGTCGGCGCCGGCCAGCTGATCAAGCTGTTGTTCGGCCTCGAGTACTGGATGGCCGTCGTCATCGTCGGTGCGCTGATGATGGTCTACGTGCTGTTCGGCGGCATGACCGCGACGACGTGGGTGCAGATCATCAAGGCCTGCCTGCTGCTCGCCGGTGCGTCGTTCATGGCGTTCATGGTGCTGTGGGCGTACGGCTTCTCGCCGGAGGCGCTGTTCGCCGCGTCGGTGCAGGTCAAGGCGCAGATCGCGGAAGCCGGCGGCAGGTCGCCGGAGGAGGCCGGGATCATCGGACAGGCGATCATGGGGCCGGGCTCGTTCATCAAGGACCCGATCTCGGCGATCTCGTTCGGCATGGCGCTGATGTTCGGCACCGCCGGCCTGCCGCACATCCTGATGCGCTTCTTCACCGTGCCGGACGCCAAGGAGGCGCGCAAGTCGGTGTTCTGGGCGACGACCTGGATCGGCTACTTCTACGTGCTGACGTTCATCATCGGCTTCGGCGCGATCGTGCTGGTGTCGACGAACCCCAGCTTCCTCGACGCGAACGGCGTGCTGATCGGCGGCGGCAACATGGCGGCTATCCACCTCGCCAATGCGGTCGGCGGCAACGTCTTCCTCGGCTTCATCTCGGCGGTCGCGTTCGCGACGATCCTCGCAGTGGTCGCCGGCCTGACGCTGTCGGGCGCCTCGGCGGTGTCGCACGACCTGTACGCGACGGTGTTCAAGAAAGGCAACGCGGACTCGGCCTCCGAGCTGCGCGTGTCGCGGATGACGACCGTCGTGCTCGGCATCATCGCCGTCGTGCTCGGCATCGCGTTCGAGAAGCAGAACATCGCGTTCATGGTGTCGCTGGCGTTCGCGATCGCCGCGTCGGCCAACTTCCCGGTGCTGTTCATGTCGGTGCTGTGGAAGGACTGCACGACGCGCGGCGCGACGATCGGCGGCTTCCTTGGCCTGATCACCGCGGTCGGCCTGACGGTCGTGTCGCCGTCGGTGTGGGAAGCGACGCTCGGCAATCCGAAGGGCTCGGCGCTGTTCCCCTACACGTCGCCGGCGCTGTTCTCGATGGCCGCAGGCTTCATCGGCATCTGGCTGTTCTCGATACTCGACAACAGTGCGCGTGCGAAGGAAGACCGCGCAGGTTACCTCGCGCAGAAAGTGCGCTCCGAGACGGGTATCGGCGCTGCCGGCGCCTCGGGCCACTGA
- a CDS encoding cupin domain-containing protein: MPDHGNLFDLPPPAGGTEIFDPLFANAQVRIERIASNAAASAESFWYDQPGDEWVMLVRGEAVLEFADGRQCVMRAGDWVTIRAHCRHRVASTGPDALWLAVHAAGERGNA, translated from the coding sequence ATGCCCGACCACGGCAACCTGTTCGACCTGCCGCCGCCCGCAGGCGGCACGGAGATTTTCGACCCGCTGTTCGCCAATGCGCAGGTACGCATCGAGCGCATCGCGTCGAATGCAGCGGCGAGCGCGGAAAGCTTCTGGTACGACCAGCCCGGCGACGAGTGGGTGATGCTTGTGCGGGGGGAAGCGGTGCTCGAGTTCGCCGATGGCCGGCAGTGCGTGATGCGCGCCGGCGACTGGGTGACGATTCGAGCACATTGCCGTCACCGCGTTGCCTCGACCGGGCCTGACGCGCTGTGGCTCGCCGTGCATGCGGCGGGCGAACGCGGGAACGCCTGA
- the paaY gene encoding phenylacetic acid degradation protein PaaY, whose translation MPCYEIDGLRPVVHPSAFVHPDAVLIGDVIVGARCYVAPLASLRGDFGRIILEQGSNLQDNCVMHGFPNLDTIVEEDGHIGHAAVLHGCRIGRNALVGMNAVVMDNAVVGDSAVVAACAFVKADMLVPPRMLAAGIPAKVVRELTAQEMDWKVDGTRCYHELTVRSLATLKLCVPLAEPEANRPKFDLPPGIVPLVDLKRGK comes from the coding sequence ATGCCCTGCTACGAAATCGACGGCCTGCGTCCGGTCGTCCATCCGAGCGCCTTCGTCCACCCCGACGCGGTGCTGATCGGCGACGTCATCGTCGGCGCACGCTGCTACGTCGCGCCGCTCGCGAGCCTGCGCGGCGACTTCGGCCGGATCATCCTCGAACAGGGGTCGAACCTGCAGGACAACTGCGTGATGCACGGTTTTCCGAACCTCGACACAATCGTCGAGGAGGACGGCCACATCGGCCACGCCGCGGTGCTGCACGGCTGCCGCATCGGCCGCAATGCGCTCGTCGGCATGAACGCGGTCGTCATGGACAACGCAGTCGTCGGCGACTCCGCAGTCGTCGCCGCCTGCGCCTTCGTCAAGGCCGACATGCTCGTCCCGCCGCGCATGCTCGCTGCGGGCATCCCGGCCAAAGTGGTCCGCGAACTCACTGCGCAGGAAATGGACTGGAAAGTCGACGGCACGCGCTGCTATCACGAACTCACCGTGCGCAGCCTCGCGACGCTGAAATTATGCGTGCCGCTGGCCGAGCCTGAAGCGAACCGCCCGAAATTCGACCTGCCGCCGGGCATCGTGCCGCTCGTCGACCTGAAGCGGGGCAAGTGA
- the paaN gene encoding phenylacetic acid degradation protein PaaN yields MTHPLFEKHRATLDAAVQAIRTRGFWTPYPEMPSPKVYGETANEDGKRAVEACFGQDFPLDQAGETGRLAPERSPYGTELGVRYPVCSPSALVEAAQAAQDGWQRLGAEGRVGVCLEILERLNKRSFEIAHAVMLTSGQGWMMAFQAGGPHAQDRGLEAVAYAWDEMSRIPAETVWEKPQGKNPPLRMKKHFEIVGRGVALVIGCGTFPTWNTYPGFFAALATGNPVIVKPHEHAILPAAITVRIAREVLAEQGLDPNLVSLAVVTKREDTQALATHPAVKSIDFTGGNLFGEWLIDNARQAQVYAELAGVNNVVVESTDAYKAMLRNLAFTLCLYSGQMCTTTQAILVPAGGIDTDQGHKSFDEFASDLAAAIDKTLADPAVATAVLGAIQSADTLRRIDEAGEYGKVVLASRKLEHPEFPNAEVRTPVLLTCDASDEKSYMVERFGPVSFVVRVADADAAVALSERIVREHGALTVGVYSTKPQVLDAMTAATMHAGAALSINLTGAVFVNQSAAFSDYHGVGMNPAANASYADSAFVANRFRVVQRRYHVE; encoded by the coding sequence ATGACCCATCCGCTGTTCGAAAAACACCGCGCCACACTCGACGCCGCCGTCCAGGCGATCCGCACGCGCGGCTTCTGGACGCCGTATCCCGAAATGCCGAGCCCGAAGGTTTATGGCGAAACGGCCAATGAAGACGGCAAGCGCGCAGTCGAAGCCTGCTTCGGCCAGGATTTCCCTCTCGACCAGGCGGGCGAAACCGGCCGGCTCGCTCCGGAACGCTCGCCTTACGGCACTGAGCTCGGCGTGCGCTATCCGGTGTGCTCGCCGTCGGCGCTCGTCGAGGCGGCGCAGGCTGCGCAGGACGGCTGGCAGCGGCTCGGCGCGGAAGGACGCGTCGGCGTCTGCCTCGAGATCCTCGAGCGGCTGAACAAGCGCAGCTTCGAGATCGCGCACGCAGTGATGCTGACCAGCGGCCAGGGCTGGATGATGGCTTTCCAGGCCGGCGGCCCGCATGCGCAGGATCGCGGCCTCGAAGCGGTCGCCTACGCGTGGGACGAGATGAGCCGCATCCCCGCTGAAACGGTATGGGAAAAACCGCAGGGCAAGAATCCGCCGCTGCGGATGAAAAAGCACTTCGAGATCGTCGGCCGGGGCGTCGCGCTGGTGATCGGCTGCGGCACGTTCCCGACCTGGAACACTTACCCGGGCTTCTTTGCCGCGCTGGCGACCGGTAACCCGGTGATCGTCAAGCCGCACGAGCACGCGATCCTTCCGGCGGCGATCACCGTGCGAATCGCCCGCGAAGTGCTCGCCGAGCAGGGCCTCGACCCGAACCTCGTCAGCCTCGCGGTCGTCACGAAGCGCGAGGACACGCAGGCGCTTGCGACCCACCCGGCAGTCAAGTCGATCGACTTCACCGGCGGCAACCTGTTCGGCGAGTGGCTGATCGACAACGCGCGGCAGGCGCAGGTGTACGCCGAGCTTGCCGGCGTCAATAACGTCGTCGTCGAGTCGACCGATGCGTACAAAGCGATGCTGCGCAACCTCGCGTTCACGCTGTGCCTGTATTCCGGCCAGATGTGCACGACGACGCAGGCGATCCTCGTGCCGGCTGGCGGCATCGACACCGACCAGGGACACAAGAGCTTCGACGAGTTCGCCTCCGACCTCGCCGCCGCGATCGACAAGACGCTCGCGGACCCGGCTGTCGCGACCGCAGTGCTCGGGGCGATCCAGTCCGCGGACACGCTGCGCCGCATCGACGAAGCCGGCGAGTACGGCAAAGTGGTGCTGGCATCGCGCAAGCTCGAGCACCCCGAGTTCCCGAACGCGGAAGTGCGCACGCCGGTGCTGCTGACCTGCGACGCGAGCGACGAGAAAAGCTACATGGTCGAGCGTTTCGGCCCGGTCTCGTTCGTCGTCCGCGTCGCCGATGCCGACGCCGCAGTGGCGCTATCCGAGCGCATCGTGCGCGAGCACGGCGCGCTGACGGTCGGTGTGTATTCGACGAAGCCGCAGGTGCTCGACGCGATGACTGCGGCGACGATGCATGCCGGGGCAGCGCTGTCGATCAACCTGACCGGCGCCGTGTTCGTCAATCAGTCGGCAGCGTTCTCCGACTATCATGGAGTCGGCATGAACCCCGCAGCCAATGCGAGCTACGCCGACAGCGCCTTCGTCGCGAACCGCTTCCGCGTCGTGCAGCGGCGCTATCACGTCGAATGA